One Aquarana catesbeiana isolate 2022-GZ linkage group LG06, ASM4218655v1, whole genome shotgun sequence genomic region harbors:
- the LOC141147426 gene encoding taste receptor type 2 member 40-like — MMSPDSVSIVVCSVLGLSLAIPSNTCIVMGNLDIIRKKGKLSPTDVIFLAKGIVNILLQCVLSLQGMFFVFSLETFYIRQVFVFINTSIYFLTYYNFWLTFWLSAHYCTSITNLSYGFFIRLKRIVSNFLSQLLFLTALGMFIVSVPGFWIVFEESIQSSENSTEASVIGFHKLFSYFVPANTLGCILPFCLSLLCLVLTFNFLLKHVWRVKNNDSGSTHPNLQAHVTALRTIFFLLLIFTLFCMSRVLMFLQNSLLLIVSLCLQLLSPSVEAAIIFQASNKLRWIILRRFWRKIRRNTET, encoded by the coding sequence ATGATGTCTCCGGACTCTGTATCTATTGTAGTCTGTTCAGTCTTGGGACTCAGCTTGGCAATCCCTTCTAACACTTGTATTGTGATGGGTAACCTGGACATCATCAGAAAGAAAGGGAAGTTGAGTCCCACCGATGTGATCTTTCTGGCTAAGGGAATTGTGAATATTCTCCTCCAGTGTGTGCTGAGCCTACAGGGAATGTTCTTTGTCTTTTCTCTGGAAACCTTTTATATTAGACAAGTATTTGTGTTTATAAACACATCAATTTACTTCCTAACATATTACAATTTCTGGTTGACCTTCTGGCTCTCGGCTCATTACTGTACCAGCATCACCAATCTCAGCTATGGGTTCTTCATCAGGTTAAAGAGAATTGTGTCAAATTTCCTGAGTCAACTTCTATTCCTGACAGCACTTGGGATGTTCATTGTGAGTGTCCCGGGCTTCTGGATTGTGTTTGAAGAAAGTATCCAGTCTTCTGAGAACAGTACAGAAGCCTCTGTTATTGGGTTCCATAAATTGTTTTCCTATTTTGTGCCTGCAAACACCCTAGGCTGCATTCTACCATTCTGCCTTAGTCTTCTGTGCCTGGTCCTCACTTTCAACTTTCTGCTCAAACATGTCTGGAGGGTGAAGAATAATGACTCTGGATCAACACATCCAAATCTTCAGGCTCATGTCACTGCACTGAGGACAATCTTTTTCCTACTTCTCATTTTCACCTTATTCTGCATGTCTCGAGTGCTTATGTTTCTTCAAAATTCATTACTGTTAATAGTCAGTTTGTGCTTACAACTATTGTCTCCATCGGTTGAGGCTGCCATCATTTTCCAGGCCAGCAACAAGCTGAGATGGATCATTCTGAGAAGATTCTGGAGAAAAATCAGGAGGAACACAGAGACTTAA